TATTGAACCgaataaaagaacaaaaaatgcacctccttaaaggcatcaccccacgagtctggggtagtacgggtttcaggtagagtattcgtatacgggatagtacattatggagggtgggtgattccgtctatttcttcctaattgccgtaaaaaacggtccggaaaatgcggtgcgtgcacaaggatggcgcgcttcaatcgaactccttgtataataatataatataaataatagaacgcccgaagccgtatcttccgggccgtttttcacggcaattaggaagaaatggacggaatcgcatccctctccataatgtactatcccgtatatgaatactccacctgaaatccgtaccacctcagattcgtgggatgatgcctttaaaaccgAAGACTACTACAAAATTTGCATACTTTCGCTGAGCAAAAATTGCTCTCTGAAAACCATGTCGACATCTAATAAAACGTCAGAGGtatggaaaaagtaaaaaaaatacaaagtaTGAAGGTACTTCAAAACTAGTACAGCTTCGAAACATCCAAACATTTGACCATGCAAATAAGAATcatacacaaaaaaagtggaaatctTGATATTAGTATTCCAATCAGATGCTCGCCAcattaagaaaaaacactaTATTTTACTTATCccgggaaaaaattaaacatagGAGTGAACCAATgcaaagaaatatgaaaaaaaagaataaaattagtCAACTGCGAACTTCCCTACCGGTAGCCTACGGATTCTCGAATAATTCATGCTTTATAAAAAAGCAACGTTTACGAGACAAAACAAGTGGGTATCTTTGCCTCAAAATTTAGAAGACTttctgaaaattagaaaacgtTGAACAGTCTTTTGCATTTCAATTATTCCGCTGACTATTAAATCAATCGCTTAGTTTCCTTCAAGTCATTAAATGAGCGATAAAAGGGATGAGATACAGTTTTGTCTAagctgaaattgaaaagaaagctgTAGGAGATAGATCATAACCGAAACGCAACCCACAAGGTCTCTAATAATGTTAAACGCAAGGAGAATTCCTAGCTCCTTTTTTCAGTGCAACCTTCACCAGCGTCTTTACAAAATGTTGCTAATGAACGTGGCATAGGTTCTCCATAATATCACAGTTACTGCAGCGAGTATTCGTACTATCTGCATTGCATGTAACTAAACTAACTATGCAGATTCTACGTAAAAGCTACTCAAAATATTCGACGTGCACCACCCTTTACGCTACCTTTTCAAGGCAATAACTGATCAGATTCTATATTATACTGTTTGCACAAGAAGTGTGTTATGACTATACGGATATATCATTTGGTATACACTCTTTACTATGAAGAGGCTGTGACAGCTCCAGAAAAATAATCCAGCCCTTCGATTATCCGCACTCAACTTTGTATCCTTCCAGAGAATGTCGGGAGCAGcagttctcaaaaattttctggtgAACATGACCGTGCCTTTGGCTGcctcactgaaaaaaaaaaccattttcgcACACAAAAGGACCTTCCATCTCTTCGTGAAAACATTCGGAAAGAGAAGAATAGTAGACTGGAGAGGGAAAATGTAAATGGGGTGGGGGGAGAAGGAGGCAAGcagtggtgcccttatttctcgaaaaaataattaaatcaatcaagGCCCTAAGGCCAAACCATTAGTcttggaggatctatgacatgtaagctaaagttactaagagaaaaaagcaagttaGAGAGACGAGAGTGGAGATCGTCGGAAGTTAGTTCTCTcataatagaaagaaataagagaaatacAAACATAGTTGAATTCACAGCCAAACTCTTCGAGGCGAAGACGATCCTTACAATTTCGCTGATGTGCATCGATGTTACAAAGATCGAGAATATGAGTCGGATTGAAACGGCACATCACAACGCAAGAGCCACGTGTCCTCAGTTCCTCCTGCTGTAAAACTActtcaaatgaaaaaggttAATCAATTTAGCGAAGGTAACTTCAAGACAATTCGACTACATGGAACAGACCGTTGGAGCAGTCTTAAACAATGTCCTCGCCAACTTTGACTTTTCTTCCAAATCCATTCGCTCATACCTCTCAGGATCTCGTTCTATAATATactcttctcaaattttcagTGAACATTTCTAAGGGTATTTGTCAGAAACGGTTTTTTGGAACTTAGAAGCTGATTGTGAGCTAGAATTTGGAATTATGTGTCTTTTTTCACCCATTACTGGTTTCGTATAGTGTAATATAACTATTCTAAGGAAATGCTGTTACgaaaaatatgatgttctCCATATCCTTCTCAAGCCGGCAGAACCCCCATAGGACAGACAGAAAGAAGCGGTACTGCTATAGTCGGACCACAACGACCTGAAAATCaactgcgctcaaagcggcgctgTCGGGCTAGCGGTTGGGTTGAGTTGGGACCATCCCTTGCTTCGctcggactgcagcgatgagaagTCGAGATCCTCTCGGTCTCaaccgcaacgctccaccACGACGCAACAAGCGCACCCGCTTACCCCGAGCACAGCAGCACCAAGTTTCCGATCGTTTCGAACCGACTATAGCACTCCGCAATGCAAGACTGGTAATGTGCGAAATGGTATTACAGAAGACGCTTTTGTAagtgaaataaatgtgaatacCTTGCGATCTTTGAGGAATTGACCTCGAACCTAGATTTTCCCGTCTACTGCTGAGTGGTTCCTGACGGTACTGCCCATTTTGCTGAGTATTACGTCTAATACCACGATCATCATATGAATTACGTTGGTCGTAATGTTGTCCCCAACCATTTTCACGATGATGTCCATCTGGCGGCGAAATATAGTCCCGGGAC
This is a stretch of genomic DNA from Necator americanus strain Aroian chromosome II, whole genome shotgun sequence. It encodes these proteins:
- a CDS encoding hypothetical protein (NECATOR_CHRII.G8171.T2), translated to MDIIVKMQNGQYRQEPLSSRRENLGSRSIPQRSQERDPERYERMDLEEKSKLARTLFKTAPTQEELRTRGSCVVMCRFNPTHILDLCNIDAHQRNCKDRLRLEEFGCEFNY
- a CDS encoding hypothetical protein (NECATOR_CHRII.G8171.T1), which encodes MNRRPNERYHAQERESFDSSSFRSRDYISPPDGHHRENGWGQHYDQRNSYDDRGIRRNTQQNGQYRQEPLSSRRENLERDPERYERMDLEEKSKLARTLFKTAPTQEELRTRGSCVVMCRFNPTHILDLCNIDAHQRNCKDRLRLEEFGCEFNYSRKCEYEDCKNELAGSIQAPRHWSPVVVEL